In Gemmatimonadaceae bacterium, a genomic segment contains:
- a CDS encoding M23 family metallopeptidase produces MRRFGGCLTSLTLVALFCLVGVVAFPALRHPVFLARLVTSRPPSEVTIPVAGVLKRNILDTWGAPRSGGRSHNGVDIFAKRGTPVLSATEGIVSRVGTNRLGGQIINVLGPGRQLHYYAHLDRYGSFEPGVIVIAGDTLGYVGNTGNARDTPPHLHYGIYDSERGAVNPWPMLAPRAAGTARPVDRVK; encoded by the coding sequence ATGAGACGCTTCGGTGGCTGCCTTACGTCACTGACCCTCGTCGCGCTCTTCTGCCTGGTGGGGGTCGTCGCGTTTCCGGCCCTCCGACATCCGGTGTTTCTCGCTCGCCTTGTCACTTCGCGTCCGCCTTCAGAAGTCACGATTCCAGTCGCAGGCGTACTCAAGCGCAATATTCTCGACACCTGGGGCGCACCGCGAAGCGGAGGGCGATCACATAATGGCGTGGACATCTTTGCGAAACGCGGCACACCTGTGCTCAGCGCGACCGAAGGAATCGTTTCGCGCGTTGGCACCAACAGGCTCGGCGGACAGATCATCAACGTTCTTGGTCCGGGAAGGCAATTGCATTACTACGCGCACCTCGATCGTTACGGCTCCTTCGAACCGGGCGTCATCGTGATTGCCGGTGATACCCTTGGCTACGTCGGAAACACGGGAAACGCGCGCGATACTCCGCCTCACCTCCACTACGGCATCTACGATTCGGAACGCGGCGCAGTCAACCCGTGGCCGATGCTGGCGCCGCGCGCTGCTGGTACTGCGCGGCCGGTGGACCGGGTGAAGTAA
- a CDS encoding RNA polymerase sigma factor, with the protein MKHLGWNHAAETNRRTFEEVVTQHLDPLYRTALRLTRGHTANAEDLVQDCLLRACEGYGELRSHEAVRTWFYTILLRTHFNRRRTAKRHPESLACDLTDAEFEHALERWPADGSGISAGGKWPSSQEICDAIDALDEPLRSVVVLVDVEGFRQREVATMIGLPEGTVASRLFRARRLLRDSLAEASAGRHRSSIRHQ; encoded by the coding sequence ATGAAGCATCTCGGGTGGAATCACGCAGCCGAGACGAACCGGAGAACGTTCGAGGAGGTGGTGACACAGCATCTCGATCCACTCTACCGAACGGCTCTCCGATTGACACGGGGCCACACCGCGAACGCGGAGGACCTCGTTCAGGACTGCCTGCTTCGGGCGTGCGAAGGCTACGGCGAGCTGCGCAGCCACGAAGCTGTTCGAACCTGGTTCTACACGATTCTGCTTCGGACGCACTTCAACCGGCGGCGTACGGCAAAACGGCACCCGGAGTCGCTCGCGTGCGATCTTACCGATGCGGAATTCGAGCACGCTCTCGAGCGTTGGCCGGCCGACGGTTCTGGCATTTCGGCCGGAGGGAAATGGCCATCGTCTCAGGAGATCTGCGACGCTATCGATGCACTCGACGAGCCTCTTCGAAGTGTCGTGGTTCTGGTTGATGTCGAGGGATTTCGCCAGCGAGAGGTCGCAACGATGATCGGTCTGCCGGAAGGAACTGTGGCCTCGCGTCTTTTTCGGGCACGAAGGCTCCTGCGCGATTCGTTGGCCGAAGCGTCGGCGGGTCGCCACCGCAGCTCTATTCGCCACCAGTGA